A DNA window from Rhipicephalus sanguineus isolate Rsan-2018 chromosome 8, BIME_Rsan_1.4, whole genome shotgun sequence contains the following coding sequences:
- the LOC119402651 gene encoding uncharacterized protein LOC119402651 yields MESSPLPLRSLARLRIPAMSTAEAPAMDKPCTSQLPLRMRPVAKAPPTALAAFQEHVLVLRQHLVGAEQSLDTTDPEEFRLLKKALIQVSKMISQMEAVADVLEQKRVNLRNEVCTLQDENAQLQKALLRERRKALNKSANNSPLRGQRKVSSPPPLFPLDSNVDYDSLRQFLFTPTLLRFPPPEENDSLVDFLFDGPDSSASTSKVSTVFGASPGPSGRARRGRGVSPTGRSSSSMTGGKHSGNAKRGRGAVAARARPRPTLRTVTGGVERGGTSFSSSPGPALPDVMLLGGSAPIATPVTPPPMLPTLEQNEIDDLAQKLRNRNNRFAGKKDETFTIIEWNASLD; encoded by the exons ATGGAATCGTCACCGCTTCCTTTGAGGTCGCTGGCCCGCCTCCGTATACCAGCAATGAGCACTGCGGAGGCTCCGGCGATGGACAAGCCGTGCACCAGCCAGTTGCCGCTGCGCATGAGGCCCGTGGCGAAGGCGCCGCCGACAGCGCTGGCGGCGTTTCAGGAACACGTGCTTGTGCTCAGGCAGCACCTGGTAGGGGCCGAGCAGTCGCTGGACACCACCGATCCCGAGGAATTCCGGTTGCTCAAGAAGGCACTAATACAA GTGAGCAAGATGATCTCCCAGATGGAAGCCGTCGCTGACGTGCTCGAGCAAAAGCGAGTCAACTTGAGGAACGAGGTGTGCACCTTGCAAGACGAGAACGCTCAGCTTCAGAAGGCATTGTTGCGCGAGCGCCGCAAGGCGCTGAACAAGAGCGCAAATAATTCGCCGCTTCGAGGCCAGCGGAAGGTGTCGTCTCCGCCACCCCTTTTCCCTCTTGATAGCAACGTCGACTACGACTCGCTGCGACAGTTCCTGTTCACGCCGACGCTTCTCAG ATTCCCACCACCGGAAGAGAACGATTCACTGGTAGATTTCCTGTTTGACGGCCCGGACAGCAGCGCCTCTACGTCTAAAGTCAGCACTGTCTTCGGTGCCAGTCCTGGACCCTCTGGAAGGGCCAGAAGAGGGCGCGGAGTTTCGCCGACAGGCCGCAGTTCCAGCAGCATGACAG GTGGAAAGCATTCTGGCAATGCTAAACGAGGTCGTGGCGCCGTGGCTGCGCGGGCCAGGCCCCGACCCACCTTGCGTACCGTCACCGGAGGAGTCGAGAGGGGTGGCACGAGCTTCAGTTCGTCACCCGGGCCTGCGTTGCCCGACGTCATGCTCCTGGGAGGCTCGGCGCCGATAGCgacgcccgtcacgccgccgccgATGCTTCCAACACTGGAGCAGAACGAGATCGACGATCTCGCCCAGAAGCTGCGGAATCGCAACAATAGGTTCGCGGGCAAGAAAGACGAGACGTTCACCATTATTGAATGGAACGCTTCCCTCGACTAA